The proteins below are encoded in one region of Borrelia duttonii Ly:
- the tmk gene encoding dTMP kinase — MTKILKNFYCIEGIDGSGKTSIIQKLQKICNNKMKYHFTKEPSTGIIGKLIRKQLTNFKNPLRKVSLAHLYVADRYEHLYNIQNGIIAILNKNQTKVISDRYLFSSIAYQGELGYKLNKDFPLPEKLFFIKTDPNIAFKRIQKNRTQADLFEFEEAKFKEINSRYMEMFQIFNQLIDIVYIENSSEHDLEISARKIFDLIKF; from the coding sequence GTGACTAAGATCCTAAAAAATTTTTATTGTATAGAAGGAATTGATGGAAGCGGCAAAACAAGTATAATCCAAAAATTACAAAAAATCTGTAACAATAAAATGAAATACCATTTTACAAAAGAACCATCAACAGGAATAATTGGCAAACTCATAAGAAAACAACTGACCAACTTTAAAAATCCCTTACGAAAAGTATCATTAGCACATTTATACGTTGCAGATAGATACGAACATTTATATAATATACAAAATGGAATAATAGCAATACTAAATAAAAATCAAACAAAAGTAATAAGCGATAGATATTTATTCTCATCTATAGCATATCAAGGAGAATTAGGGTATAAACTAAATAAAGATTTCCCATTACCTGAAAAACTTTTTTTTATAAAAACAGACCCCAATATAGCATTTAAACGTATTCAAAAAAATAGAACACAAGCGGATCTTTTTGAATTTGAAGAAGCTAAATTTAAAGAAATAAATTCTAGATACATGGAAATGTTTCAAATTTTTAATCAACTAATTGATATTGTATATATTGAAAACTCAAGTGAACACGATCTTGAAATAAGTGCAAGGAAAATTTTTGATTTAATAAAATTTTAA
- a CDS encoding translocation/assembly module TamB domain-containing protein: protein MNLFFIRNKDTLSFICSILVFIFVLIIFVLFVQFQVYSARFFIMNYLEAKFGFKIKYSKIDPYFLSSIKIDNLELSLNEQDKVLMHTVKVNLDLFNLLLGNENIILDIFVKGSTLNFDLNDFKILKSKSSIPMKLELNDEKASRVIIGKMFGSFESLHMHLEDININLKLSPGRFLRFQINNFILKTIDDDFLFNFVVNFGLPEILYPDVNSENIVNSVFYFEGKFKKDLEDGYINFSFLEFYTDYFTFLEQGFQINYSKGNIEVFNIIRENLDFNLKYDFNKNFLRLDALFFDINLLDWIKLNDYLKNYNSYLDTSLNGQFAFSYDFTDKDLRYAFLLNSSLSDDIADKEIQGVKIQVKGNEEIADIQNAFIKLKRGFVGYKGYYSFKNLMPIGKLDFKSAKIFNLNDINGHLNFSKEKQYFCVKSKDFKIGRLKIKDLNLKTDFDSKNIHVDYLLNFVNNNSTLSLKGDFNRENFNLNLGVKEFPVLFFKDIFPEIFMSKIIPEYFLSGKYLNLNSDFNLNIVDYTKSKLNDLKFTLFSKLSNFSLMFDASGEGNSYKVKYFNYNSGDYDVNSSFLVHLFDDSLKIDTKFQYLNRNYPVSFEFNFKDRYANLKLSPKAQINLTYSDLIIACFCDINDFRFYNGDSEILLSINSYGDYQRVTDNLSIMLSKFRLDKISINPNFNFNFSFEGLYKDQKVSLSNIKFVNKNSNLQGQGYLNLNNKLNGNLNLFSSLNSERYFLGIDTNEDGSYFVGRFQGFNFDNLKFLSFLSGKINGNFILNFKDSDFFKYSLNAYLETDGLSLVGIPTYFSLNLGLVDNNLNIYNIKAIQNKREVLTGNFRYDIENSIGLSNLNVNSDLFSSKVNASFQMLEDSTEEEFGILRSEIDGEIALRELMYKDKNLSELTIEFENNSERLMISSIEYDLISYLYEYANGNFNLILNDYLPFSFIATGNIVKDKITSSIGNIKFNSKLITEDLLVSQSLFNIKEHFVLYDLDLVGELELDGDLYNPNLNGKFQVLNGSMSTEYLKSFRQYGQSRILELIDVPVSIKDNSVIIENKFHLDYYSAVDVVAHLNLNFLSDSIVDYYKIDINVSGNSGVPIKFDKVTINFVGHASGDFFIEGNSEEIMFKGDLNVSNAWVYLLENSIVDLLIDPYKKSKDVGVFNTDSKGLDIVTDLKINFDNNVAFHWPDNKISFLNAVIVKGNTLEVKSDTKTDDFILKGDLNIASGSFNYNGKQFVFRGVSYISFNENKNKFDPWVKAEATNIVKDGGENLFITMTIDSPLSLWNFKFSSYPARTEQEIKYLLSNAIIGGGKHGLQSAGVNTLEMALGLVGDILIDLIIQPIEDYMRSVLKLDLLSIKTDILRNAIGTLRNSPTFVGVLDKTNVTVGKYILDGVFAKAGFGFLIEEITPFSQNLNFSINLGLELDSPFFFIDYTFDYNFMKHGYGFGSQVSIFWKFKY from the coding sequence ATGAATTTGTTTTTTATAAGGAATAAAGATACCCTATCTTTTATTTGTTCGATTTTAGTTTTTATATTTGTTCTTATTATTTTTGTTTTGTTTGTTCAATTTCAAGTTTATTCTGCTAGGTTTTTTATTATGAATTATCTTGAGGCAAAATTCGGTTTTAAGATTAAATATAGTAAAATCGATCCTTATTTTTTATCTTCGATTAAAATAGACAATTTGGAGTTGAGTTTAAATGAACAAGATAAAGTCTTGATGCATACTGTTAAGGTTAATTTAGATTTATTTAACTTATTGTTAGGAAATGAAAATATTATTTTAGATATTTTTGTTAAGGGTAGTACTTTGAATTTTGATTTAAATGATTTTAAAATTCTTAAATCCAAAAGTTCAATTCCTATGAAATTAGAGTTAAATGATGAAAAAGCTAGTCGTGTAATAATTGGCAAGATGTTTGGTTCCTTTGAAAGTCTTCATATGCATTTAGAAGATATTAATATTAATTTAAAATTAAGTCCTGGTAGATTTTTGAGATTTCAAATTAATAATTTTATATTAAAGACTATTGATGATGATTTTTTATTTAATTTTGTTGTTAATTTTGGCCTTCCTGAAATTTTATATCCTGATGTTAATAGTGAAAATATTGTTAATTCAGTCTTTTATTTTGAGGGTAAATTTAAAAAAGATCTTGAAGATGGGTATATTAACTTTAGTTTTTTAGAATTTTATACAGATTATTTTACTTTTCTTGAACAAGGGTTTCAAATAAATTATTCAAAGGGTAATATTGAGGTTTTTAATATTATAAGAGAAAATTTGGATTTTAATTTAAAATATGACTTTAACAAAAATTTTTTAAGATTGGATGCTTTGTTTTTTGATATAAATCTTTTAGATTGGATAAAGCTTAATGATTATTTGAAAAATTATAATAGTTATCTTGATACAAGTTTGAATGGTCAATTTGCGTTTTCTTATGATTTTACAGATAAAGACTTAAGGTATGCATTTTTATTAAACTCGTCTTTGAGTGATGATATTGCAGATAAGGAAATTCAGGGTGTTAAAATACAAGTTAAAGGTAATGAGGAAATTGCAGATATACAGAATGCTTTCATAAAACTTAAGAGAGGGTTTGTTGGGTATAAGGGTTATTATTCTTTTAAAAATTTAATGCCGATAGGAAAGCTTGATTTTAAATCAGCCAAAATATTTAATTTAAATGATATTAATGGGCATTTGAATTTTAGTAAAGAAAAACAGTATTTTTGTGTAAAATCTAAAGATTTTAAAATTGGTAGACTGAAAATTAAAGATTTAAATTTAAAGACGGATTTTGATTCAAAGAATATCCATGTTGATTATTTGTTAAATTTTGTTAACAATAATTCTACCCTTTCTTTAAAGGGTGATTTTAATAGGGAAAATTTCAATCTTAATCTAGGTGTTAAAGAGTTTCCTGTGCTTTTCTTTAAAGATATCTTTCCAGAAATTTTTATGAGTAAAATCATTCCTGAGTATTTTTTGTCGGGTAAGTATTTAAATTTGAATTCAGATTTTAACTTAAATATTGTTGATTATACTAAGAGTAAATTAAATGATCTTAAGTTTACTCTATTTTCAAAATTAAGTAATTTTAGTTTAATGTTTGATGCTAGTGGAGAAGGAAATTCTTATAAAGTAAAATACTTTAATTATAATAGTGGCGATTATGATGTAAATTCTAGTTTTTTGGTACATTTGTTTGATGATAGTTTAAAGATAGATACTAAGTTTCAATATTTAAATAGGAATTATCCTGTTTCTTTTGAATTTAATTTTAAAGATAGATATGCCAATTTAAAACTTTCACCTAAGGCACAGATCAATTTAACTTATTCTGATTTAATCATAGCTTGTTTTTGTGATATTAATGATTTTCGTTTTTATAATGGCGATTCTGAAATTTTGTTAAGTATAAATTCTTATGGTGATTATCAAAGAGTGACAGATAATTTGAGTATTATGCTCTCTAAATTTAGGTTAGATAAAATTTCTATTAATCCTAATTTTAATTTTAATTTTAGTTTTGAAGGTTTATATAAGGATCAAAAAGTTAGTCTTTCAAATATTAAGTTTGTGAATAAAAATTCAAATTTACAAGGTCAAGGATATTTAAATTTAAATAATAAGCTTAATGGTAATTTAAATTTGTTTTCAAGTTTAAATTCTGAACGTTATTTTTTAGGAATTGATACTAATGAGGATGGCAGCTATTTTGTTGGTAGATTTCAGGGATTTAATTTTGATAATTTGAAATTTCTATCATTTTTAAGTGGTAAGATTAATGGTAATTTTATACTTAATTTTAAAGATAGTGATTTTTTTAAATATTCTCTTAATGCTTATCTTGAAACAGATGGTCTTTCTTTGGTAGGTATTCCTACATATTTTTCTTTGAATTTGGGATTGGTTGATAATAATCTTAATATTTATAATATAAAGGCTATTCAAAATAAAAGAGAAGTTTTAACAGGTAATTTTAGATATGATATTGAAAATTCTATTGGACTTTCTAATTTAAATGTTAATAGTGATCTTTTTTCGTCAAAAGTGAATGCAAGTTTTCAAATGTTGGAAGATTCAACAGAAGAAGAATTTGGAATTTTAAGGAGTGAAATTGATGGAGAGATTGCATTAAGAGAATTAATGTATAAAGACAAAAATCTTTCTGAACTTACAATTGAATTTGAAAATAATTCTGAAAGATTGATGATTTCATCAATTGAATATGATTTGATTAGTTATTTATATGAATATGCTAATGGTAATTTTAATTTGATATTAAATGATTATTTACCCTTTAGTTTTATTGCAACAGGAAACATTGTAAAGGATAAAATTACAAGTAGTATAGGGAATATTAAATTTAATTCAAAATTAATTACAGAAGATTTATTAGTGTCACAATCTCTTTTCAATATTAAGGAACATTTTGTTCTCTATGATCTTGATTTAGTTGGTGAATTAGAGCTTGATGGTGATTTATATAATCCAAATCTTAATGGAAAATTTCAGGTTTTAAATGGTTCTATGAGCACTGAATATTTAAAATCATTTAGACAATATGGTCAGAGTAGAATTTTAGAGTTAATTGATGTACCAGTTTCTATTAAAGATAATAGTGTTATTATTGAGAATAAATTTCATTTAGATTATTATTCTGCTGTTGATGTTGTTGCTCATTTAAATCTTAATTTTTTAAGTGATAGTATTGTTGATTATTATAAAATAGATATTAATGTTTCTGGTAATTCTGGGGTACCTATTAAATTTGATAAAGTGACTATAAATTTTGTTGGACATGCTTCGGGTGATTTCTTTATTGAAGGTAATTCTGAAGAGATTATGTTTAAGGGAGATTTAAATGTCTCTAATGCGTGGGTTTATTTACTTGAAAATTCAATTGTTGACTTATTAATAGATCCTTATAAAAAATCAAAGGATGTTGGAGTATTTAATACTGATTCTAAAGGTTTAGATATTGTGACTGATCTTAAAATTAATTTTGATAATAATGTTGCTTTTCATTGGCCAGATAATAAGATTTCCTTTTTAAATGCTGTTATTGTAAAAGGAAATACGCTTGAAGTTAAATCAGATACTAAAACAGATGATTTTATTCTTAAGGGTGATTTAAATATTGCAAGTGGTTCTTTTAATTATAATGGCAAACAATTTGTGTTTCGAGGTGTATCGTATATATCTTTTAATGAGAATAAAAATAAATTTGATCCTTGGGTAAAAGCTGAGGCTACAAATATTGTTAAAGATGGTGGTGAAAATTTATTTATAACTATGACTATAGATAGTCCTTTAAGTTTATGGAATTTTAAGTTTTCATCTTATCCTGCGAGAACAGAACAAGAGATTAAATATCTCTTGTCAAATGCAATAATTGGAGGAGGTAAACATGGTTTACAATCGGCAGGTGTAAATACGCTTGAAATGGCACTTGGACTAGTTGGTGATATCCTGATTGATTTGATCATACAACCTATTGAAGATTATATGCGTTCTGTATTAAAATTAGACCTACTGAGTATAAAAACGGATATACTAAGGAATGCTATTGGTACTTTGAGAAATTCTCCTACGTTTGTAGGTGTTCTTGATAAAACAAATGTTACAGTGGGTAAATATATTCTTGATGGTGTTTTTGCCAAAGCAGGATTTGGATTTTTAATAGAAGAAATAACACCATTTTCTCAAAATTTAAATTTTAGTATTAATCTTGGTCTTGAACTTGATTCTCCGTTTTTCTTTATTGATTATACTTTTGACTATAATTTTATGAAGCATGGTTATGGTTTCGGGAGCCAGGTGTCTATTTTTTGGAAATTTAAATATTGA
- the bamA gene encoding outer membrane protein assembly factor BamA: MVMVSGARCLFFGNLNIEGFEVQLFRTFIFIVCFLLVFNLSYSQDSYKGKIIKNIDFIGLKNVSENDLKSILNVYLGQHYSDELFDKLQVDLYALDYFDGLIRPEFKLDDDKLLIVFFVKEKSLIKSVNFVDDSGIFWNSELREKSNVKVKEALNLSKIKKSVIKFEEMYQDAGYLDVAVTYDIKEENNLVSIVFKINAGPKYIVKEVSFEGNLNFKSRVLRKYLVSKPASLFFDGKYLKSNIDKDKMRLESYYKNNGYINAKVVNNIVDIRVPSDSKKLEREVYLKYFISEGDIFKFGKFEIIGNLVFKLDELLSLVTFKEGDIFDESKFEQDFAKIREKYYSDGYIFTEIIPSQTIRDDFVDYSIKILEKDKAHIESITVSGNNKTDSHVILREIPLIEGDVFSLERLRMGMLNLQRLGYFGNVVPDVVPSNIEGLMKINFIVEERETASLRFGMNFGGITNSWFPFSLFGQWEQSNFLGKGYSLSARINLAFSEQSIRLMFEDNWFMQTRWTIGGFFDLSHSVNTAYQDINGPIFIGKKEVPDPFVSWEAYNNAKNFSDFNIMNYSLAKFSVSGFTGYAFSNYLGKQSFIGTIQTALKYVYYDDNVNRPSNYYLRDNYNTIRFENSLGVSVAWDTRNSQSLSNNGFLLKQQFDFFGGFLFGQSHFTKSTTTFERYFSLLGYQDVFSPFIDLILTFRSIYSNILPPLGNGFEIEIQPHHLLVISENFMVARGWGTLSNIYSSFVNTIQLSMPLIKNIMVWDILFLDMASYALEGQKNALFVPFSNFIFSWGSGIRFVLPQIPLSFMMAYPFYFDNGSINRYYNYLGGFRFFLAIDMRY, from the coding sequence ATGGTTATGGTTTCGGGAGCCAGGTGTCTATTTTTTGGAAATTTAAATATTGAGGGGTTTGAAGTGCAGTTATTTAGAACCTTTATTTTTATAGTTTGTTTTTTATTAGTATTTAATCTGTCTTATTCCCAAGACAGTTATAAGGGCAAGATTATAAAAAATATTGACTTTATTGGTCTTAAAAATGTAAGTGAAAATGATTTAAAAAGTATTTTAAATGTTTATTTGGGGCAGCATTATTCTGATGAACTTTTTGATAAATTACAAGTTGATCTTTATGCTCTTGATTATTTTGATGGACTTATTCGGCCTGAGTTTAAACTTGATGATGACAAACTTCTGATTGTATTTTTTGTAAAAGAAAAATCGTTAATAAAAAGTGTTAATTTTGTTGATGATAGTGGAATTTTTTGGAATAGTGAATTACGTGAGAAGTCGAATGTTAAGGTAAAAGAAGCTTTAAATCTTTCAAAGATTAAAAAGAGTGTTATTAAATTTGAAGAAATGTATCAGGATGCTGGGTATCTTGATGTTGCTGTTACATATGATATTAAAGAAGAGAATAATTTGGTAAGTATTGTATTTAAAATTAATGCAGGTCCTAAATATATTGTTAAAGAGGTTTCTTTTGAAGGCAATTTGAATTTTAAGAGTCGTGTTCTTAGAAAATATCTTGTATCAAAACCAGCATCTTTATTCTTTGATGGTAAGTATTTAAAATCAAATATTGATAAAGATAAAATGCGGCTTGAATCTTATTATAAAAATAATGGATACATTAATGCAAAAGTTGTAAATAATATTGTAGATATACGTGTTCCTAGTGATTCTAAAAAATTAGAGAGAGAAGTTTACCTAAAATATTTTATTTCAGAGGGTGATATTTTTAAATTTGGTAAATTTGAAATTATTGGAAATTTGGTTTTTAAATTGGATGAATTATTATCTTTAGTTACTTTTAAAGAAGGAGATATTTTCGATGAGTCAAAATTTGAACAAGATTTTGCAAAGATTAGGGAAAAGTATTATTCTGATGGTTATATCTTTACAGAGATTATTCCTTCTCAAACTATAAGAGATGATTTTGTAGATTATTCTATTAAAATATTAGAAAAAGATAAGGCACATATTGAGTCTATTACTGTTTCAGGTAATAACAAAACAGATTCTCATGTGATACTTAGAGAAATTCCATTAATTGAGGGAGATGTTTTCAGTTTGGAGAGGCTTCGTATGGGAATGCTTAATTTGCAAAGGCTTGGTTATTTTGGAAATGTAGTACCCGATGTTGTTCCAAGTAATATTGAGGGCTTAATGAAAATAAATTTTATTGTTGAAGAGCGAGAGACAGCAAGTTTGAGATTTGGTATGAATTTTGGTGGTATTACTAATTCTTGGTTTCCATTTTCACTTTTTGGACAGTGGGAACAATCTAATTTTTTAGGTAAAGGATATTCTCTCTCAGCAAGAATTAATCTTGCTTTTTCTGAACAAAGTATTCGGTTGATGTTTGAGGATAATTGGTTTATGCAAACTAGATGGACTATTGGTGGGTTTTTTGATTTGTCACATTCTGTGAATACCGCTTATCAAGATATTAATGGTCCTATATTTATAGGTAAAAAAGAGGTTCCAGATCCTTTTGTAAGTTGGGAAGCATATAATAATGCTAAAAATTTTTCTGATTTTAATATTATGAATTATTCCTTAGCCAAATTTAGTGTTAGTGGATTTACTGGCTATGCTTTTTCCAATTATCTTGGAAAGCAGTCATTTATTGGAACTATTCAGACGGCTTTAAAATATGTATATTATGATGATAATGTTAATAGACCTTCAAATTATTATTTGAGAGATAATTATAATACTATTAGATTTGAGAATTCTTTGGGAGTTAGTGTTGCGTGGGATACGAGAAATTCTCAGTCTTTATCTAATAATGGGTTTTTACTTAAACAACAATTTGATTTTTTTGGTGGATTTTTATTTGGACAAAGTCATTTTACAAAGTCCACAACAACTTTTGAGAGATATTTTTCTCTCTTAGGTTATCAAGATGTTTTTAGTCCGTTTATCGATTTAATTTTGACTTTTAGAAGTATTTATTCAAATATTTTGCCACCACTTGGAAATGGTTTTGAAATAGAAATACAACCGCATCATCTTTTGGTTATTAGTGAAAATTTTATGGTTGCTAGGGGATGGGGAACTTTGAGTAATATTTATAGTTCTTTTGTAAATACTATTCAGTTATCAATGCCTTTAATTAAAAATATTATGGTTTGGGATATTTTATTTTTAGATATGGCTTCTTATGCTCTTGAAGGACAAAAAAATGCTTTATTTGTGCCTTTTAGTAATTTTATTTTTAGTTGGGGATCTGGGATTAGATTTGTTTTACCTCAAATACCTTTGTCCTTTATGATGGCTTATCCATTTTATTTTGATAATGGGAGTATTAATAGATATTATAATTATTTGGGAGGATTTCGATTTTTCTTAGCCATTGATATGAGATACTGA
- a CDS encoding OmpH family outer membrane protein, with translation MAFIVFLFACFFPLNLLSLNVTKIGIVDFEKVIIGFLSPQLKSNLEQLKNHYQERIDTLNSEIKDLRKMYDNSMEIHDLDNAKLYGNQYNLKIDELKKLKNLAKSNFEQQKQININSLNSDGVLWSKILKSIQYVAETSGISLVMKKDNPYILYYNSTVDITDDVVKYLNEQ, from the coding sequence ATGGCTTTCATTGTGTTTTTATTTGCATGTTTTTTTCCGTTAAATCTTTTGTCACTTAATGTTACAAAGATTGGTATTGTGGATTTTGAGAAAGTTATAATTGGGTTTTTAAGTCCCCAATTGAAGTCTAACCTTGAACAGTTGAAAAATCATTATCAAGAGCGAATTGATACTTTAAATTCTGAGATTAAAGATTTAAGGAAAATGTATGATAATTCTATGGAAATACATGATTTAGATAATGCTAAATTATATGGTAATCAGTATAATTTAAAGATTGATGAACTTAAAAAACTAAAAAATTTGGCGAAAAGTAATTTTGAACAACAAAAACAAATTAATATAAACAGCTTAAATAGTGATGGAGTACTTTGGAGTAAGATACTTAAGAGTATTCAATATGTTGCAGAAACTAGTGGTATTTCTTTGGTTATGAAAAAGGATAATCCTTATATTCTTTATTATAATAGTACTGTTGATATAACAGATGATGTCGTTAAATATTTAAATGAACAATAG
- a CDS encoding STAS domain-containing protein, which translates to MEKDTSQSNVFYMCKGDSIFIKLINRFTALYSVNFKTFIKNTFINNNDKINNLYIDLSETQYLDSTFMGVFLYIDNKSNENKKNFKIINSSKEALQNLRSLGLEKILKIENRKEKLNKSDMQEYFCFNTHKNTIFKSMLKSHILLSSLNRDNKKEFCTLIRRLKKENSN; encoded by the coding sequence ATGGAAAAAGATACTTCTCAAAGCAATGTCTTTTATATGTGTAAAGGCGATTCTATTTTCATAAAGCTAATTAACAGATTCACAGCATTATATTCTGTTAATTTTAAAACATTCATTAAAAATACATTTATTAATAATAATGATAAAATAAATAACTTATATATAGATTTATCTGAAACTCAATATTTAGATTCAACTTTTATGGGAGTATTTCTATATATTGACAATAAAAGCAATGAAAATAAAAAAAATTTCAAAATAATAAATTCTAGTAAAGAAGCACTTCAAAACCTCAGATCGCTTGGTCTTGAAAAAATATTAAAAATAGAAAATAGAAAAGAAAAATTAAATAAAAGTGATATGCAAGAATATTTTTGTTTTAACACACATAAAAATACAATATTCAAGTCTATGCTAAAATCACACATTTTACTTTCAAGTCTAAATAGAGACAACAAAAAAGAATTTTGTACTCTAATTAGAAGACTTAAAAAAGAAAATAGCAATTAA